In Oncorhynchus gorbuscha isolate QuinsamMale2020 ecotype Even-year linkage group LG26, OgorEven_v1.0, whole genome shotgun sequence, the DNA window AGGACACCGGTCATCTGTCACTTCTGAGCTTGTGTCATTTATAACAACAGGGTCCTCCATCTATATGACAAGATAACACAACACATGAGCATTAAAATTATCTTGAAAAAATATCATCTTTAAAAAAGAATACCGACTAAGGAGGAAGTTGTAacttactgtaaatactgtatcgGGAATGTTTACCTGTTGCTGTTGTATAGTACCTCCAAGCTCAGATGGTCTGTTGATATCAGTCTGTTGTGAGTGTGAGGCCGCACATTCTTCAGGTTTATCCTTATTGAAGTCCTGGCAATTatttaatgtaatataatataatacaattaaACAATTTATAATATTTGATAACTAGTATAAAGTTATTTACAGTTGTGCACTTGTTTATGGTAAAATATAAAAAGTGAATCCTCCAACCTGATTCATTCCTATTTAAAATTGCGTGTTATTATGTAGCGACGTTGATTGTGACAGGAGTCAATAAGCCTAGTctgttcatttaaaaaatatatacataataactTACTGCTTCCATTTCATGTCCTTTTGTAAATTCTTCAGTGGATGCAAAACGTTTATGGTTGTAATGAACATCCACGATGTTACAAAGTGTAACATTTTTATACAGTTTAAAACCTGGTCGAAATTTTCTTCTGCAATCGGGACAATCCTTCTTCGTCTTCGCTCTTCCACGTAGAAAATCCTCTAAACATTTCATGCAATAACTGTGGCCACAAGTTAAAGTCACTGGATCAGTGAAAATATCAAGGCATATTGAACATGTGAGATATTTTCCTATATCTGTAAGAAGTTCTTCAAGTAGTAACGCCATTGCGGTTCGGTGTGTGTAGGCTGGAATGCCTGAATTGAAACCGAAAGTACAGTGAAACGGGATTTCCCTCTCAAAGAACAAATACATGTATCTAATTCATGAAAAAACACCTAATtaatgatctctctctttctctgtgtgtgtttgaaagcaggaaaatatagtgtgtgtgtttctgtgtgtgtgtgtgtgtgtgtgtgtgtgtgtgtgtgtgtgtgtgtgtgtgtgtgtgtgtgtgtgtgtgtgtgtgtgtgtgtgtgtgtgtgtgtgtgtgtgtgtgtgtgtgtgtgtgtgtgtgtgtgtgtgtgtgtgtgtgtgtgtgttgaggctgATGCCCATTGCTGAGAGGTGTAATGAGAATATGTCAATGAATGCAACTGTAGGCTTGTCGTGTATAACGTCTGTTGGTTGTATTATAATTGTCTGCCATTTGTCTGGTTAATATATTCACTCACCTCAAAACTGTCTATAACCAGAAAATGCTTTCCTACTGAAAGCATGGTTGCATTGCCACCTGATTCATTTTTTTGCCCAACCTGGTATTCTCAAGTGTACGATGTGCAGATCACCATCCTTTTTTTCTTTTAAAGGTTCAGCGGAGTCAAAAACGCGatttaaatgttttatacatATTTCCACAATAAATAGTTGGAGTAAAATTGTGCAGTTATGAAAATTTAAATAATGCccctttagtgtaagagctgttttaaAAGACCGCCTGcaatttctgcctgttttggtgggatggagttttgccCTGGCTAGTGACGTCACCAAacggtaaatgagttaatagaccaataaataagacagttccaaacctctctgccaataacaggtcGTTTTCAGTTTTCTTCTCCCACTCAGGCGACTCCTcctcctaaaaaaaaaaaacttttaattGAAACAATTATAATAAGGTACATAACTGTTATCAGAAATGATTTGACATTGTGAaaagctgcattggacctttaagataATCAGAGTGGTCTTACATTGGGCCTTTAAGATAATCAGAGTGGTCTTACATTGGACCTTTAAGATAATCAGAGTGGTCTTACATTGGACCTTTAAGATAATCAGAGTGGTCTTACATTGGACCTTTAAGATAATCAGAGTGGTTTTACACATTTGGCACAGTGTTCACTTTCCCCTTCACAATATTGCCATCATTGTacattttccatgatgtcaatgTCACAGTTGCCCCCCTGCTGGCTTCGTTGCCTTGGTTGTCTCACTTATGAGTTGAAAGTCAATCAATGATTTATTGACGAGTACTGGAGTTGAACTGCTAAACCACCGCATTTGTGGTTGCATTCTATGACATTTGATGATAATTCCATGTCTGTAAAGTGATTATGAAAGTGACCCTCATTAGACATAATTATATTGTGGTTACAATGGAGATTCAAAACACATTCAAATGAAATGCAACAAAAAGTTTACTGAAAACCAAAATAGATTGGTTCGGGGTGGGGGCAGGTCAGGTTGGGATGGGGGGGTTGGAGTGTGAAGAAGGATGAAGAAAGGAGATGAGAAACAGAAGCATCGTTGTGGGTGACGTCAGCAGTGAGGCTCTCAACCACCTGGATGTCCTCCATAATTCATTTCATTTAACAATAATCCTCCCACCGGGATTTCAGCAAAAACACAGAATATATAGAAAATTCCAGGAATTTTACAACCCAAGTTGCACCATTGTTctgcccttctggcagctttatgggcCTTGCACAGCTGGTGAGCGatcagcccttgattactcaccaactcCCAATCAGCGACAATTAGTCCTGGCCAGAGAACCCGTCGAGACCTGGCACATCCAGCAGATGGAACCATCGCCTCGTGACTGATACACCGTCTGTCACCAGGCCTCGAcaagtctccccctggtggctgacctgctgtacgccacacgacataacctgaaaggcagctcggcaaggaagaagccacttctccgaAACCGCCAtaaaactgcacatggggacaaacatcatactttttggagaaatgtcctctggtctgatgaaacaaaaacagaactgtttagccataatgaccatcgttatgtttggaggaaatagggggagacttgcaagccaaagaaacgcctcccaaccgtgaagcacggggagcatcatgttgtgggggtcctttgctgcaggagggactggtgcacttcacaaaatagatggcatcacaagGAAGGAAAATTAAGGGGTATATATATATGGGACCAACaatctcaagacatctgtcaggaagttaaagcttggtcgcaaatgggtcttccaaatggacaatgaccccgagcatacttccaaagttgtggcaaaatagcttaaggacaacaaagtcaaggtactggagtggccattacaaagccctgacctcaatcccatagaaaatgtgtgggcagaactgaaaggtgtgtgcgagcaaggaggcctacaaacctgattcagttacaccagcactgtcaggaggaatgggccaaaattcacccaacttattgtggaaggctacccgaaacatttgacccaagttaaacaatttaaatgcaatgctaccaaatactaattgagtgtaacttctgacccactgggaatgtgatgaaagaaatcaaacctgaaacaaatcattctctctactaattattctgacatttcacattcttaaaataaagtggtgatcctaactgacctaagacagggaatttagaGTGATGGACTGTCCCATCCCGTAGCCTCAgaaatggattagtccactgagacaggcgcgAATCTCATGGGTGTCTTGTGTACCATGAAAAgaaaaatacagtaccagtcaaatgtttggacacctactcattcaagggtttttctttattttgactattttatacAGTGtcgaataatattgaagacatcaaaactataaaataacacatacggaatcatgtattaaccaaaaagtgttaaacaaataaaaaatatattttacatgagattcttcaaagtagccaccatttgccttgatgacagctttgcacagtcttggcattctctcaaccagcttcatgaggtagtcacctgaaatgcatttcaattaacagttgtgccttgttaaaatttaatttatggaatttctttccttctcaatgcatttgagtcaatcagttgttttgtgacaaggtagggtgggtATACActtgatagccctatttggtaaaagaccaagtccatattatggcaagaacagctcatataagcaaagagaaatgacagttcatcattactttaaaacaagAAGGTCAGAACAATCTGGAAAATTTAAAGAACTTTGAACTGAggcagtcgcaaaaactatcaagcactttgatgaaactggctttcatgaggactgccacaggaaaggaagacccagagttacctctgcgggAGAGGATAAGTTATTATAACTTAtaataactgcacctcagattgcagcccaaataaatgcttcacagagttcaagtaacagacacatctcaacatcaactgttcagaggagactgagtgaatcaggccttcatggtcgaattgagtgctgcatcagatgacctggcctccaatcACCCAACcttttaatttgtttatttcacctttatttaaccaggtaagctagcaaagcagtgcgacacaaacaacaacacagagttacacatggaataaacaagcgttgGTTTttctagcgtttaagagcagttggaggccacggaaggagtgctgtatggcattaaagcttgtttggaggttagttaacacagcgtccaaataagggccagaagtatacagaatggtgtcgtctgcgttgaggtggatcagggaatcacccgcagcaagagcgacatcattgatatatacagagaaaagagtcggttcTAGAATTGAaacctgtggtacccccatagactgccagaggtccggacaacagaccctccgatttgacacactgaactctatctgcaaagtagttggtgaaccaggcgaggcagtcatttgataaaccaaggctattgagtctgccgataagaatacggtgattgagaGTCAAAAGCCTTAAAGACGGCTGTACAGTGCTATCTTTTATCGATgatggttatgatatcatttagtaccttgagcgtggctgacgtgcacccgtgaccagctcggaaaccggattgcacagtggagaaggtacggtgggattcaaaatggtcagtgatctgtttattaacttggctttcgaataatttagagaggcagggcaggatggatataagtctataacagtttgggtctagagtgtcaccccctttgaagagggggatgaccgcggcagctttccaatctttagggatctcgggcgatacgaaagagaggttgaacagactggtaataggggttgcaacaatggcagcagatagttttagaaagagagggtccagattgtctagcccagctgatttgtacaggtccaggttttgcagctctttcagaacatctgctatctggatttgggtgaaggagaagctggggaggctcgggcaagtagctgcagggggggggggggaactgttggccggggtagccaggaggaaagcatggccagctgtagagaaatgcttcttgaaatgttcgattatcatggatttttCGGTGGTGACcttgttacctagcctcagtgcagtgggtagctgggaggaggtgctcttgttctccatggactttacagtgtcccaaaactttttggagttagagctacaggatgcaaatttctgtttgaaaaaactagcctttgctttcctgactgacttgTGTACTGGATCCTGACTTCattgaacagttgcatatcgcggggactattcgatgctattgcagtccgccacaggatgtttttgacctcaacccaattgagatggtttgggatgagttggaccgcagcatgaaggaaaagcagtcaacaagtgctctgcatatgtgggaactccttcaagactgttggaaaagcattccaggtgaagctggttgagagaataccaagaatgtgcaaagctgtcatcaaggcaaagggtggctactttgaagaatctaaattctaaaatatatttagaattcTTTatcactattttggttactacatgattccatatttgttatttcatagttttgatatcttcacatTGATTCTACAATGttaaaaaaatgttaaaaaataaaggaaaacccttcaattagtaggtgtgtccaaacttttgactggtactgtatatttgagACCTTTCAACCCAGAGAAATCTCAGTTGACCAAAATGGGGTCAGTCCTAGTAGCCCTGCATGGCATCAACTGTTCTACAAAAGTATTCTGAAGGGGCAAATATCAACATTTATGAACACAGGGTCACTACAGTTATTGTTACTTGTGGTCATTAACATTATTTTTTGTTCATATTATGAGGGGGGAGGGTGTTAAATGTATCTTACAGTAAAAGGGGTGGGtcaagtgaaaatatgttttatgtTGGGGAGGGGGGAAACTTTTTTCTTATGACACCTTGAATTAGATTTTACATATATGGCCACTCCCCCTTTTGTAATCTGTCACATCTAAATACATTATAATAATTTAGTTCAATGTCTTTATCAGAGACAGAACCATGTAACCATGTTTCAGAGAGAACCAGAATGTCACTAGTCTTGTACTCAAATGTCAAGTGTGTCCATTTTTAAAATCATATTTCGCACATTTAGGCGCATTAGCCCAAGCCCCCTACGAGATTTAAAGTCAGAGGGCGTATTCAGCTTCGTCCCATAAGAGCTAACAGGCAACGGGTCAACTGCAGCTATTTGTTGAGGGAGCTGAGACTTTGCCAAGGCCCCAGGCAACAGCATGAGCTGAACAAACGGAGAATTTGGCAGTCGTCCCATAAAGTCCCTGTATGCAGGGGCTGGGCCGGGAACTGGGAGAGCAGTGTTGACAGAGCTCAGTCCACCCAGATGAAGCTCCCACCAAAGGAGTGGAGCTGCTACAGAGGACTGGAGTGGCTGCCAGTGCTGCATTCTGGGTGTGCACACGAGGCCTTGGTTTGGCTCCTGTTGCAGGGTTGGGGCTTCCATGGGGGGCAGGAGTGTCTCGGGCCTGTCCTGATGATGGGAGCAGGGAGGGTAACCAAAACTAATCTGGGAGAGAAGTTGTGGCGGGAATTGAGGAGGGCGGTGCGGAGGGCAGTGTGACTCCCAAATCTGCATTGGGCCTCTTTGACTGCGTACAGTTTGGGCATAGCTCAGTGTATCTGCATGCAGTTCCTGGGAGAGAAGTGGTGGAGagtggtgtgggggcagtgttgCTGGCTGTTCTCCAGTCTCTGTGAGGCACCACAGGATGCAGGTTGAAAGGAGCATTTGATTTGTCTCAGGGAGTTGGTGGCTGTTCTGTTGCTCTTGTGGAATGGCCACCCAGAGCAACATCCTTAACATCCTGGCAAAGGTGGGGACTGCCTTTGTAATGGCAATTTTAATGTTAGTGCTTTTCTTATAAGTcatttctgtgttctattcatgtgctgttctataaaccaatttctgtgttcatgcaagtggctGACTGAACAAATCCTCACTATCGgtagctgcaatttggcagtatgccCAGACCTTATTTTGAGAACAGTACctcgtgaggtattggtctgtcacatgaatGAAACGGTAATGATTAATGAATTATGTTATATGTGTATAGCCGTATATAAGACAACTGCTGGGATTGCGCAAAACAGAGctcctgattgacatgtgtactatggtgcattgagttggttggaacctctccagcacgCTGACAATAAACAATGACTCATATTAAGActgactttgagtgtccctgtgtaagaatttccacaACTGCCTCTTTGTACATGTATACATTGCCGTAAAGAAAGTAATGGCTACTGTAGTTGTCACAGGTATAACAACAACTTAAAGAATATTTTGCCTCTTGAACCACTAGGGGTACTATATATGGACATAAATAATGTTTAACTTACTTTTACTGGTGTGTGCTATTGGCATATGTAACAATGACAGACAGGACATGCAAAATCATTTAAATAACAGTAGGCTGCAATCAACATAAAGATAATAAAACACTGTATTATAAAATAACTTTTATACAAAAAACAAACTCTACTAGCTCCATTAAAGTATTGCATCGCACTCTCTCACTTTCTATTTACAATgactgtacaaaatattaggaacacccctcagaacagcctcaattcatcaggtcttggcctctacaaggtgtcagggatgcaggcccaatatggcccatgttgactccaatgcttcccacagttgtgtcaagttggctggatgtcctttgggtggtggaccattcttgacacacacgtAAAActattgagcatgaaaaacccagcagcgttgcagttcttgacacaaaccggtgcgcctggcacctactaccatatcctgttcaaaggcacttcaatagtCTTCAAttgtcttacccattcactgtctgagtggcacacatacacaatccatgtctccattGGCTGACAAATCCTtatttaacttgtctcctccccttcatcgacactgattgaagtggatttaacaagtgacatcaataagggatcatagctttcacctggtcagtctatgtcatggaaagagcaggtgtccttaacgTTTTATACATTCAGTGTATATACACATTAGTTAATAGAAAGTATATATTACATTCCCAATATCCCCGACAATGCCATCAGTTCCCATCTCATAATATGCAGTCCTGTCACTGGTTTGCAAGGTGCCCTGGATAATGGTGATTTGCAATGGTTACCAGTGCTGGTCCACATTGGCAGCTCTTCAGTTCGTTTAGCCTCCTTAGCCTGAGTTCATTTAGCCTCTCCTCATTTTCCGATAAACATGACTCCATTGAAGAGTTCACTGATCACCTCTTGTGAGAAGCCTCCACCCTGCCACTGGTAGGCTCTCTGAAACAGGCAGCCAGCCTCACACATTGCCATTTCTTCCTGTGAATCGTGTTTTCCTTCCCTCGGGTTTTTACACCATTCATTTTTTCATCCTTCTCATGTTTGCCTCAGCTGAAATAACAAATGAAGACAAATGTTCAATAATAAAAAATTTACTTATTTCAGCTACTCAAAAGGTATAATTTTCTGTCATTGACCACTTTTACGATAATCGTAAGTCTCATGCTGCTGGTATATTGTAAACATGGTGAACAGTGAATGGTCTTCATACTGTTGTAGTGCTGCGGTAGCATAGGCTGGGAGATTACTAGTTTGAAGGCTTCTATCCACTCCCTCTGATCCTGCTCCTGGTCACACAGGAAGACAAACTGCCTGTCTGGCGTCTCCAAGGTGACCCCGAACCTCCACCTGCCACTACGGCTCCCCTTAGGCTGGCCCTCCCTCACAGAGTAGCCATGGCCCTCTGTGCCGATGAAGACAGCTCCCAGTTCCAAGGCATcctatagacagacacacagcaatacacaaatagagactgccagacacacacacacacacactttgcaacATTCTTCTCCACAAATACAAATGTCTTAAGCATATTCTCTGTTGTCATTACCAGTGAAGATTTGAAGTAGGACAGCTTTCTGTCCGTTAAGTTTAAGATGAACCATCTCTTCTTGAATGGCTCCCATTGCTAAGAACAGACACAGAAGGCACAGAATCAGCCCTGGCTGAGCATCATACAGGTTGAGTTTCTGATGCTCTCGGCGTATATCACTTTAAAACTTCACTATGTTCAATGAATTTGATGGATTACTAACCGTTGGGCCGGTTTTCTCCATGTAGCCTTCTTTAATGCTACTTCTGGTTATCAAAGGTACAAGCTGCACAAGCAAAAACATAGAAAGGATGACAGATCTGTACAGAGGGAGTCCTTGAAAGGATGATGTCACCTGTGACATATGTCAATTACGGCGATACAAGACATTGAACTCACGTCAATGTCCCTGGCATTAGGGTTGACTTTCTTGAGGTAAGCAAACCGGGTGGCCCGAATCGCATTGAAACAGGACACAATTTCCTAGAAGTAGGAGAGAGAAATTTGACCCCGAGTCTTCATGACAACGTTTCAATTGAGTTTGTCATAGGTTATTACCTGGCTGTTGTCATGGTAAACAAACAAGTTTCTGGTCCGTTCTTCCTCCAGGTAGGAGATTTGCAGCCCGTGGGCGTGGCCTATCTTTTCCGGCTGGAACACGGCATTGAGGTCCTTCATAGAGATGACTGCTTTGGGCTTCTTGGACTAGGGTCAATAATACACAACAGGCAGCATTATAATGAGCCCTTCTCAGGTATTttatatttaacatttatttaaccaggtaagtcaattaacattaaattcttatttacaatgacggcctagcaaGAGAGAAAGGCCTATAGCGGTgatgggggctgggataaaaaaaatgttttttaaatggacaaaacaaATCACGACAAATGAGACACcagaacactacataaagagacctaaaacaacaacatggtagcaacacagcatgacaaaaacatagcatgacaacaacatggtagcaacacagcatgacaaaaACATAGcacgacaacaacatggtagcaacacagtaTGACAAAAACatagcatgacaacaacatggtagcaacacagcatggcaacaGCACGACATGGCAGCAACCCAGCATGACAAAAACatagcatgacaacaacatggtagcaacacagtaTGACAAAAACatagcatgacaacaacatggtagcaacacagcatgacaaaaacatagcatgacaacaacatggtagcaacacagtaTGACAAAAACatagcatgacaacaacatggtagcaacacagcatggcaacaGCACGACATGGCAGCAACCCAGCATGACAAAAACatagcatgacaacaacatggtagcaacacagcatggcaacagcacaacatggtagcaacacagcatggcaacagcacaacatggtagcatcacaacatggcagcagcacaacatggtaacagcacaaaacatggcacaaacattgttagacacagacaacagcacaaagggcgaAATGGTAgagatttgtttttttttacatgcgaaGCAGCCACCAGTGTCAGTAAGACACTCTTCCTACCGAACCACATAACCTTTGTTTTGgatgtgttcagaacaaggttaagggcagagaaagacTGCTGGACACTAAGCTTTGTTGCAGGGCATGACACACAAAATCTGGGGAGGAGCCAGCTGAGTATAATAGGCTGACCACACCGCTGGCGTCACGTCTTGCAAAAAAACAtttagaaatctatgttattcaattattgcacccacactggtCACGCCcgtcaacgagcgtctgcgtcgCCAAGGGAtaaaatagaactcctttctatttctgacgcagatcgcgctggaGGTcctgcctctccccatctcctcattggtttatagaaacaggtatccacgtgccatctcctcattggttatacccacgttgGTGATTGAAAGAGGAACTGGGTTGCCAGTCGGTgtagtaatactatgaaagtttagatgccaatcaccatataagttcaaagatgaaaaagcctggaaggaggagatgactagaaacgatttggttgaccgttttatgtgtggattaattgtcggagtagaggaccttgtgcatttcaggtaaaataacaactcaatgt includes these proteins:
- the LOC124015861 gene encoding arf-GAP with dual PH domain-containing protein 2-like isoform X2; this encodes MASPERNKKILLEMVKQPSNDHCADCGAPEPDWASYKLGVFVCVNCSGTHRDLPAISRIKSIRLDFWDDSLVEFMKTRGNAAANAFYEKCVPPFYYRPQEKDCVVLKDQWIRAKYERREFTGESNSLQQGYSSGLYEGILWKKGKDNKQFLKRRFLLSETDFTLRYFTKEDSKKPKAVISMKDLNAVFQPEKIGHAHGLQISYLEEERTRNLFVYHDNSQEIVSCFNAIRATRFAYLKKVNPNARDIDLVPLITRSSIKEGYMEKTGPTQWEPFKKRWFILNLTDRKLSYFKSSLDALELGAVFIGTEGHGYSVREGQPKGSRSGRWRFGVTLETPDRQFVFLCDQEQDQREWIEAFKLVISQPMLPQHYNTEANMRRMKK
- the LOC124015861 gene encoding arf-GAP with dual PH domain-containing protein 2-like isoform X1; this encodes MASPERNKKILLEMVKQPSNDHCADCGAPEPDWASYKLGVFVCVNCSGTHRDLPAISRIKSIRLDFWDDSLVEFMKTRGNAAANAFYEKCVPPFYYRPQEKDCVVLKDQWIRAKYERREFTGESNSLQQGYSSGLYEGILWKKGKDNKQFLKRRFLLSETDFTLRYFTKEDSKKPKAVISMKDLNAVFQPEKIGHAHGLQISYLEEERTRNLFVYHDNSQEIVSCFNAIRATRFAYLKKVNPNARDIDLVPLITRSSIKEGYMEKTGPTQWEPFKKRWFILNLTDRKLSYFKSSLDALELGAVFIGTEGHGYSVREGQPKGSRSGRWRFGVTLETPDRQFVFLCDQEQDQREWIEAFKLVISQPMLPQHYNSMKTIHCSPCLQYTSSMRLTIIVKVVNDRKLYLLSS